In Castanea sativa cultivar Marrone di Chiusa Pesio chromosome 6, ASM4071231v1, a single window of DNA contains:
- the LOC142641028 gene encoding G-type lectin S-receptor-like serine/threonine-protein kinase At4g27290: protein MGILYVIFLLTYLLFLFFKVSFAVDSITPSQSISDGSTLVSKDGSFELGFFSPGSSKNHYLGIWYKSIPVKTFVWVANRLNPINDSSGLLKINSTGNLVLMSQNESVVWSIGLQKQARNPVLQLLDSGNLVLRDGNSGIFLWESFDYPSDTFLPGMKMGWDLRKGIKWRLTAWKSPDDPSPGDFTYGIEMHPYPEPVIRKGTSKFYRTGPWNGLQFSGSPDLKPNPIYDFFFVSNEYEVYYTYNLKNKSVISRIVLNQTSNTRERYIWIEASQVWHRYTSVPRDYCDYYGLCGSNGNCIISGSPVCQCLQGFKPKLPEKWSLMDWSQGCVRNKPLSCHKDGFLKFVDLKWPDTTYSWVNQSMSLNECRAKCLNNCSCMAYTNSDIRGSGSGCAMWFGDLMDIRQFPSGGQDLYIRMLASEPEASHVHKIKRAVIVAATVAAVCGILLVGLYICRSRTNLKVKTERSGIMDYQNNEGHNEDLDLPFFDLSTIICATENFAINKKIGEGGFGSVYMGILEDEREIAVKRLARCSGQGLNEFKNEVRLISKLQHRNLVKLLGYCIQQEEKLLVYEYMPNKGLDSFIFDQTKGKLLDWSKCFHIICGIARGLQYLHQDSRLRIIHRDLKPSNVLLDSEMSPKISDFGMARTFGGDQSDGNTKRVVGTYGYMAPEYAFDGLFSTKSDVFSFGILLLEIISGKKSRGFYHPNNKHNLIGHAWILWNEGRPLELLDECLGESCTMSEVLRCIHLSLLCVQQRPEDRPSISSVLVMLGSESAMPQPKQPGFFLEKDSNEGQFLTSKHESSSTNEITITLLEAR, encoded by the exons ATGGGCATTCTTTATGTTATCTTTCTGCTTACTTATTTactctttttgttctttaaagtCTCCTTTGCAGTAGATAGCATTACACCATCTCAATCTATTAGTGATGGAAGTACCCTGGTCAGCAAAGATGGAAGCTTTGAACTGGGTTTCTTCAGTCCTGGTAGTTCCAAGAATCACTACTTGGGAATATGGTACAAGAGTATCCCAGTTAAAACTTTTGTTTGGGTTGCAAACCGACTCAACCCAATCAATGACTCATCTGGCTTGTTGAAAATAAACAGCACAGGCAATCTTGTGCTTATGAGTCAGAATGAGAGTGTTGTTTGGTCAATAGGATTACAAAAACAAGCCAGGAATCCTGTGTTACAGCTACTAGACTCTGGCAATCTTGTACTAAGAGATGGAAATTCAGGAATCTTTCTGTGGGAAAGCTTTGACTATCCGTCTGATACATTTTTACCAGGAATGAAGATGGGATGGGACTTAAGGAAAGGTATTAAGTGGCGTCTTACAGCATGGAAAAGTCCAGATGATCCATCTCCTGGGGATTTCACATATGGGATAGAAATGCATCCATATCCTGAGCCTGTTATTCGGAAAGGGACCAGCAAGTTCTACCGTACAGGCCCATGGAATGGTCTTCAGTTCAGTGGTTCACCGGATCTAAAGCCCAATCCGATTTAtgatttcttctttgtttctaatGAGTATGAAGTGTACTATACCTACAACCTCAAAAATAAATCAGTAATCTCAAGAATAGTTTTGAACCAAACTAGCAATACACGTGAGCGCTACATATGGATTGAAGCTAGTCAAGTTTGGCACCGCTATACATCAGTACCTAGAGACTATTGTGACTATTACGGCCTTTGTGGGTCCAATGGAAATTGTATCATTAGTGGATCACCGGTCTGCCAATGTTTACAAGGATTCAAGCCTAAATTACCAGAAAAATGGAGCTTAATGGACTGGTCTCAAGGTTGTGTACGCAATAAACCTCTGAGCTGCCATAAAGATGGATTTCTCAAATTTGTTGATTTGAAATGGCCAGATACTACATATTCTTGGGTGAATCAAAGTATGAGCCTCAATGAATGCAGGGCCAAGTGCTTGAACAACTGTTCATGTATGGCTTATACAAATTCAGATATCAGAGGAAGTGGTAGTGGCTGTGCCATGTGGTTTGGTGATCTAATGGATATTAGACAGTTTCCTTCTGGTGGGCAAGATCTATACATCAGAATGCTGGCTTCAGAGCCAG AGGCAAGTCATGTTCATAAGATAAAGAGAGCAGTGATAGTTGCTGCCACCGTTGCTGCAGTTTGTGGAATACTCTTAGTTGGCCTTTACATTTGCAGAAGCAGAACAAACTTAAAAG TAAAAACAGAGAGAAGTGGAATTATGGATTATCAGAACAATGAAGGCCATAACGAAGATCTTGATCTCCCTTTCTTTGACCTATCCACAATAATTTGTGCCACTGAGAACTTTGCAATCAACAAGAAGATTGGTGAAGGTGGTTTTGGATCTGTTTACATG GGTATACTAGAAGATGAACGAGAAATTGCTGTCAAAAGGCTTGCAAGGTGTTCTGGACAAGGATTGAATGAATTCAAAAATGAAGTAAGACTAATTTCCAAGCTTCAACACCGAAATCTTGTAAAACTTCTTGGTTATTGCATTCAACAAGAAGAGAAACTGCTGGTTTATGAATACATGCCCAACAAAGGCCTGGACTCTTTCATTTTTG ATCAAACGAAAGGCAAATTGTTAGATTGGTCCAAGTGCTTCCACATTATATGTGGGATTGCTCGAGGGCTTCAATATCTTCACCAAGATTCTAGATTGAGAATTATACATAGAGATCTCAAGCCAAGTAATGTTTTACTTGATAGTGAGATGAGTCCTAAAATTTCAGACTTTGGCATGGCTAGAACTTTTGGAGGAGACCAGTCAGATGGAAACACAAAGAGAGTGGTCGGAACTTA TGGTTACATGGCACCAGAATATGCTTTTGACGgacttttttcaacaaaatctgATGTCTTTAGTTTTGGAATTTTATTGTTGGAGATCATAAGTGGGAAGAAAAGTAGAGGGTTTTATCATCCAAACAACAAGCATAACCTTATTGGACAT GCATGGATACTGTGGAATGAGGGTAGGCCTTTGGAATTGCTTGATGAATGTTTAGGAGAATCATGCACAATGTCAGAAGTATTGCGTTGCATCCATCTGAGCCTCTTATGCGTGCAACAGCGTCCTGAGGATAGACCAAGCATATCTTCTGTCCTTGTGATGCTAGGCAGTGAGAGTGCAATGCCTCAACCCAAACAACCTGGTTTCTTCTTGGAAAAGGATTCAAATGAAGGGCAATTTCTTACGAGTAAACACGAATCTTCTTCAACCAATGAAATCACAATCACATTGTTGGAGGCTCGCTAA